One genomic window of Deinococcus radiotolerans includes the following:
- a CDS encoding Fic family protein has protein sequence MTGFRTTYIHDRDQWPHLTWDSGVLAPQLARIHFARGELMGQLSLMGFSTQANSMLDTLVQDVTRSSRIEGEVLDDAQVRSSVARRLGLPIAGLPEPARHVEGVVAMTLDATQQYQEPLDAERLYRWHRSLFPHGVDDNLQPLQTGRWRETEMEVVNNNMSRRTVHFEAPSPARVHQEMETFLQWFNKEQDLDPVIKAGLAHIHFLTVHPFEDGNGRIARALTDLLLARADGRRERYYSLSRQIEQRRAEYYRVLEATQRSRTTDVTNWLGFYLDCLTAALTAALASLSRARARHLYFSRFADVALEERAHHVLTRMFEPFEGKLNNKKYRGLTGVSDDTVTRDLKYLVDAGMLIQIGRTKGTYYLLNLSGIPSAGLEPYADTLYWFGEADSSTRPEKS, from the coding sequence GTGACTGGATTCCGGACAACGTACATCCATGACCGCGATCAGTGGCCTCACCTGACCTGGGACAGCGGCGTCCTTGCACCTCAGCTCGCCAGGATTCACTTCGCACGTGGCGAACTCATGGGCCAACTGAGCCTCATGGGCTTCAGCACCCAAGCAAATTCAATGTTGGACACCCTGGTCCAGGACGTCACCCGCTCAAGCCGGATCGAAGGTGAAGTGCTGGACGATGCCCAGGTCCGTTCCTCTGTAGCCCGCCGACTCGGCCTGCCTATCGCCGGTCTGCCAGAGCCTGCCCGCCATGTCGAGGGCGTCGTGGCCATGACACTGGACGCCACCCAGCAGTATCAAGAGCCTCTTGACGCTGAGCGGCTCTACCGCTGGCACCGCTCTCTCTTTCCTCATGGCGTGGACGACAACCTGCAACCTCTTCAGACCGGGCGATGGCGCGAAACGGAAATGGAAGTGGTCAACAACAACATGAGTCGCCGGACGGTTCACTTTGAGGCGCCCTCGCCGGCGCGGGTGCATCAGGAAATGGAGACCTTCCTGCAGTGGTTCAATAAAGAGCAGGATCTCGACCCGGTCATCAAGGCGGGGCTCGCGCACATCCACTTCCTGACCGTCCACCCCTTTGAGGATGGCAACGGGCGCATTGCCCGGGCCCTGACCGATCTGCTGCTCGCCCGTGCGGATGGCCGGCGAGAACGCTACTACTCGCTCTCACGCCAGATCGAACAGCGACGTGCCGAGTACTACCGGGTGCTGGAAGCCACGCAGCGGAGCCGCACGACCGATGTCACCAACTGGCTCGGCTTCTACCTGGACTGTCTGACCGCCGCGTTGACAGCCGCCTTGGCCTCTCTGTCACGGGCCCGGGCGCGACACCTCTACTTCAGTCGGTTTGCCGACGTCGCCCTCGAAGAGCGCGCCCATCACGTCCTGACCCGCATGTTTGAGCCTTTTGAAGGCAAACTCAACAATAAGAAGTACCGCGGTCTGACCGGCGTCAGTGACGACACTGTCACCCGCGATCTGAAATATCTGGTTGACGCTGGCATGCTCATCCAGATCGGCAGGACCAAAGGCACGTATTACCTGCTGAACCTTTCCGGCATTCCATCGGCTGGTCTCGAACCGTACGCCGATACGCTCTACTGGTTCGGGGAAGCCGACAGTTCAACCAGACCAGAGAAGAGCTGA
- a CDS encoding tyrosine-type recombinase/integrase yields MTLVRSSDTLTLANLTDQALRVRAVEAASTYDTETLVQVTQAYMTTGSRKGARTSAKTLTAYSLAVRDFVPWAQTNGVQLLRPGRRDGGRYVAQLQTRPSHGRGKTGTLSAATVAQYVAGARALYRALRWAGATEAQPFEDAHVPPDPTPGIVKNPPYMREVDDVLPHCDARLAALLLLCAHAGLRVTEALNIRVSDIQGGQLTVHGKGGKVRRVPLGRRVRTALHGLPPLTPDGRLFEWQYHQVQYRMRLAFHAAGHSLAWRGFHAARKHSGTRLYRATKDFTRVGLFLGHSSVDTTRRYVALEENDVQNEVEGF; encoded by the coding sequence ATGACCCTCGTCCGCTCAAGCGACACCCTCACCCTGGCCAACCTCACCGACCAGGCCCTCCGGGTCCGCGCCGTCGAAGCCGCCAGCACCTATGACACCGAAACCCTCGTGCAAGTGACTCAGGCCTATATGACCACCGGGAGCCGCAAAGGCGCCCGCACCAGTGCCAAGACCCTCACCGCGTACAGCCTCGCCGTCCGTGACTTCGTGCCCTGGGCTCAGACGAACGGCGTGCAGTTACTTCGTCCCGGCCGGCGTGATGGCGGCCGCTACGTCGCCCAGCTCCAGACCCGCCCCTCCCACGGTCGAGGAAAAACCGGCACCCTGTCTGCCGCCACCGTCGCGCAGTACGTTGCCGGCGCCCGCGCGCTCTACCGCGCCCTGCGCTGGGCGGGCGCCACCGAAGCCCAACCCTTCGAGGACGCCCACGTCCCACCTGACCCCACACCCGGTATCGTCAAGAACCCCCCGTACATGCGCGAGGTCGATGATGTCCTCCCGCACTGCGACGCCCGACTCGCGGCCCTGTTGCTGCTGTGTGCGCACGCGGGCCTGCGCGTCACCGAAGCGTTGAACATCAGAGTCTCCGACATTCAGGGCGGACAACTCACCGTGCATGGGAAGGGCGGCAAGGTCCGCCGGGTGCCCCTGGGCCGCCGCGTCCGCACCGCCCTGCATGGGCTCCCCCCGCTCACGCCGGACGGCCGGCTGTTCGAGTGGCAGTACCACCAGGTGCAGTACCGCATGCGCCTCGCCTTCCACGCCGCTGGACACAGCCTTGCCTGGCGGGGCTTCCACGCGGCCCGCAAGCACTCGGGGACGCGCCTGTACCGCGCGACGAAGGACTTCACGCGCGTGGGGCTGTTCCTGGGCCATTCATCGGTGGACACCACGCGCCGCTACGTGGCCCTGGAAGAAAACGACGTGCAGAACGAAGTCGAAGGCTTCTGA
- a CDS encoding response regulator: protein MVIDDDNAERLLLQEITVDLAVEWVMCSSGPDAWTYLQAHPEQLPHLILVDLNLTGEQGLDWVRRVRATPDFSALVLLVRSGEMRDEQVREAYQAGASAVLMKPQGLLELEVQMAALVAFYRHGAFRFAPIR from the coding sequence ATGGTGATCGATGACGACAACGCCGAGCGCCTGCTCCTTCAGGAAATCACCGTGGACCTCGCGGTGGAGTGGGTCATGTGCAGCAGCGGTCCGGACGCGTGGACGTACCTGCAGGCTCACCCCGAGCAGCTCCCGCACCTGATCCTGGTGGACCTCAACCTGACCGGCGAACAGGGGCTCGATTGGGTGCGGCGCGTGCGGGCGACGCCAGACTTCAGTGCCCTGGTGCTCCTGGTGCGGTCCGGCGAGATGCGGGATGAGCAGGTCCGTGAGGCCTATCAGGCTGGAGCCAGCGCGGTCCTGATGAAACCGCAGGGGCTGCTGGAACTGGAGGTGCAGATGGCGGCCCTCGTGGCCTTCTACCGGCACGGCGCCTTCCGCTTCGCTCCGATCAGGTGA
- a CDS encoding response regulator — protein sequence MSRPERFLLIDDNLHDQVLAREAFEELCPDCHLTVASDGPEALTLLRAATELPEVILLDVNMPRMNGFEVLQALKADPRLRLIPVVMLSTSSAGADITEAYTLHASSYLVKAEDFSAFLEQIETFLAYWRHCNRTVLA from the coding sequence GTGAGCCGCCCCGAGAGATTCCTCCTGATCGACGACAACCTCCACGACCAGGTGCTCGCCCGCGAAGCCTTCGAGGAACTCTGCCCCGACTGCCACCTCACCGTCGCCAGCGACGGGCCCGAAGCCCTCACCCTCCTGCGCGCCGCGACAGAACTCCCGGAAGTGATCCTCCTGGACGTCAACATGCCCCGCATGAACGGCTTCGAGGTGCTCCAGGCTCTTAAAGCCGACCCGCGCCTGCGGCTGATTCCCGTCGTGATGCTCAGCACGTCCAGCGCGGGTGCTGATATCACCGAGGCGTACACCCTGCATGCCAGTTCGTACCTCGTGAAAGCCGAGGATTTCAGCGCGTTCCTGGAGCAGATCGAAACGTTCCTGGCCTACTGGCGCCACTGCAACCGCACTGTCCTCGCCTGA
- a CDS encoding alpha/beta fold hydrolase: MKHRLMTALIAGLITSTAHAGSAETGRMEGMLSVNGAQIHYVSVGQGTPMLLLHGYPLSGELFSRNRDALAAAGYRVITIDHRGYGQSVAPASAPGDLATYAADALGVMDQLNVPKAIIGGMSMGGPIAFEMWRTAPQRFTGLILINTLANPAGIVEQHIWKGMAQKASTFGPQSLAPELLKDMLTGMTRMNRPADAAFLTGIVKQASVAGDVAGATVLATRPDSIPTLKTITVPTLIIEGVEDTVYPPEFSMKMMQNIAGSKLVLIPGAAHAAIYEKADAANKAIIDWGRANSFR, from the coding sequence TGAAACACCGCCTGATGACCGCCTTGATCGCTGGCTTGATCACCAGCACTGCGCACGCCGGTTCTGCCGAGACCGGCCGAATGGAAGGGATGCTGAGCGTCAACGGCGCCCAGATTCACTACGTCAGTGTCGGGCAGGGCACGCCCATGCTCCTCCTGCACGGCTACCCGCTGAGTGGCGAACTCTTCAGCCGCAACCGCGACGCCCTCGCGGCCGCCGGCTACCGCGTCATCACCATCGACCACCGTGGGTACGGCCAGAGTGTCGCGCCCGCCAGCGCCCCCGGCGACCTCGCCACGTACGCTGCGGACGCCCTGGGCGTCATGGATCAACTGAACGTGCCCAAGGCCATCATCGGCGGAATGAGTATGGGCGGCCCGATCGCCTTCGAGATGTGGCGCACGGCCCCGCAGCGCTTCACGGGCCTGATCCTGATCAATACCCTGGCCAACCCGGCCGGGATCGTCGAGCAACACATCTGGAAGGGGATGGCGCAGAAAGCCAGCACCTTCGGACCCCAGTCGCTGGCCCCGGAGCTGCTCAAGGACATGCTGACCGGCATGACCCGCATGAACCGCCCAGCGGACGCCGCCTTCCTGACGGGCATCGTGAAGCAGGCCAGCGTGGCCGGAGACGTGGCGGGCGCCACTGTTCTTGCCACCCGCCCCGATTCCATCCCGACGCTGAAGACGATCACGGTGCCCACCCTGATCATCGAGGGCGTCGAGGACACCGTGTACCCGCCCGAGTTCAGCATGAAGATGATGCAGAACATCGCGGGCAGCAAGCTGGTCCTGATTCCTGGGGCGGCGCACGCGGCGATCTATGAGAAAGCGGACGCTGCGAACAAGGCGATCATCGATTGGGGCCGAGCGAACAGCTTCCGGTAA